A single region of the Amphiprion ocellaris isolate individual 3 ecotype Okinawa chromosome 4, ASM2253959v1, whole genome shotgun sequence genome encodes:
- the ncapg gene encoding condensin complex subunit 3, which yields MTADNEIDIKEAFQRAQKGHNNKAKLVASLKSRYNKLEDKTLFHEEFVHYLKYAMIVYKREPTVENVIEFVARFATSFQSPPKTEEEEQQQQDEEEEEEVEDDHPFLSFIFNFLLESHKANSHAVRFRVCQLINKLLGSMAENAQIDDDLFDNIHQAMLIRVTDKFPNVRIQAALAMTRLQQPRDTDCPTINAYMLILENDTNAEVRRAVLSCIAMSPQTLPKVLKRTRDIKENVRKLAYQVLAEKVHIKAFTIAQRVGLLQQGLHDNSEAVRDIVCSRLLPAWLRQLDGNVIKMLHRLDVENCADTALETLKAVFKSTPTEELLQHRVELDNRKLIPVDSLTCESVLYWRALCEFIKSKGDDGDEMLEQVLPDPATYADYLCGYLKAVPMLSEEQRADFNQLELVMTKEFISQQLIHLIGCLDTNEEGGRKRVLAVLQEMLALPQTPSSLVFLLTEKLLALIPDDHRRIQTVAEIISDVREPITGTSQPVDEKDIRRQQVQLAEVKVRILEAKQTLEDCIAAQEFNRAAELKDSITDLENHRNQILQEIAESNQPADKEIRTEKNDPETLLRCLTMCAELLKQMSIKTRIGPTISALMSSLILPSIANAHPAVRNMAVVCLGTCTLHSKELAKTHMVLLLQIAQLDEVKIRISALRAIIDLLLLFGFQLLSETAATQAAPPSQSPDKQEDEAAVAKDKGDAPEDTAQSILLMLSEFLDSEVSDLRTEAAEGLAKLMYTGRMSSTKMLSRLVLLWYNPVTEDDTRLRHCLGIFFQLYARESRAHQEVVEESFLPTVWTLMNAPATSPLAEVDINNVVELIVELTRPSALIKPSANTEEVCVHDYLAVRMCGEMLKDPTAPEVRLYAKTLSNLELSRDDTVRKDLQTLLQQLVEVVTDRVCLRALEKMVSQLVDSKEQAELLSASALQPLHVNADDAATDDPSKSAKRAKRGQRKACAAKGGRKPSRRAESSEESDSDGENVPESVPVVRPSRRAKTAALEKTKLDLNPLINQEANVS from the exons ATGACTGCGGACAATGAAATAGACATCAAGGAGGCGTTTCAGCGCGCTCAGAAAGGCCACAACAACAAGGCAAAGCTGGTGGCGAGTCTGAAGAGCCGCTACAACAAG CTCGAAGACAAGACGCTGTTCCATGAGGAGTTTGTCCACTACCTTAAGTATGCAATGATCGTCTACAAACGTGAACCTACAGTTGAAAATGTCATTGAGTTTGTTGCGAGGTTCGCCACAAGTTTCCAGTCTCCACCTaaaacagaagaggaggagcaacagcagcaggatgaggaggaagaagaagaagttgaGGATGATCATCCATTTCTGAGTTTCATCTTCAACTTCCTATTGGAG TCTCATAAAGCCAATAGCCATGCCGTACGTTTCCGAGTGTGTCAGCTGATCAACAAGTTGCTGGGCAGCATGGCAGAGAATGCCCAGATTGATGATGATCTCTTCGATAACATCCACCAAGCAATGCTGATCCGTGTCACTGACAAGTTCCCAAATGTGAGGATTCAGGCTGCTTTGGCCATGACCCGGCTTCAGCAGCCAAGAGATACTGACTGTCCCACCATTAATG CCTATATGTTGATTCtggaaaatgatacaaatgCTGAGGTGCGACGTGCCGTTCTGTCCTGCATTGCAATGTCCCCTCAGACCCTCCCGAAAGTACTTAAACGCACCCGGGACATTAAAGAGAATGTCCGCAAGCTGGCCTACCAG gtTCTCGCTGAAAAGGTTCACATTAAAGCTTTTACCATCGCACAAAGAGTTGGTCTACTGCAGCAGGGTCTCCACGACAACTCAG AAGCAGTGAGGGACATAGTTTGCAGTCGTCTACTGCCAGCCTGGCTGCGTCAACTGGACGGTAACGTCATCAAGATGCTGCATAGGCTGGATGTAGAGAACTGTGCTGATACAGCTCTGGAGACACTAAAAGCCGTCTTCAAAAGCACACCTACCgaagagctgctgcagcacagagTAGAGCTTGACAACAG gaAGCTGATCCCAGTGGACTCTCTGACCTGTGAAAGTGTGCTTTACTGGAGAGCCCTGTGTGAGTTCATCAAGAGTAAAGGAGATGATGGTGATGAAATGCTGGAGCAAGTTTTACCAGATCCTGCTACTTATGCAGACTACCTCTGTGG ATATCTGAAGGCAGTTCCCATGCTGTCAGAGGAGCAGAGGGCCGACTTTAACCAGCTGGAGCTGGTCATGACCAAAGAGTTCATCTCGCAGCAGCTCATCCATCTTATTGGGTGTCTGGACACCAATGAGGAGGGTGGCAG gaAGCGTGTGCTGGCTGTTCTGCAGGAGATGTTGGCTCTTCCACAGACCCCCTCCTCCCTGGTCTTCCTGCTTACTGAGAAACTTCTTGCCCTCATTCCTGATGACCACAGACGCATACAAACT GTGGCAGAAATCATATCAGATGTGAGGGAGCCCATCACAGGGACCAGTCAGCCCGTGGATGAGAAGGATATCCGCCGGCAGCAGGTCCAG CTTGCAGAAGTGAAGGTGCGTATCTTAGAGGCTAAACAGACTCTAGAGGACTGTATTGCTGCCCAGGAGTTCAACCGAGCAGCAGAACTGAAGGACTCCATCACAGACTTGGAGAACCACAGGAACCAGATTCTCCAGGAAATCGCAGAGAGCAACCAGCCGGCTGACAAGGAGATCCGCACTGAGAAG AATGACCCAGAGACTCTCTTGAGGTGTCTAACAATGTGTGCTGAACTGCTGAAGCAGATGAGCATCAAGACTCGAATTGGTCCAACCATAAGCGCCTTAATGTCCTCACTG ATCCTACCCAGCATAGCAAATGCTCACCCTGCCGTCCGCAACATGGCCGTGGTGTGTCTGGGAACATGTACTCTGCACAGCAAGGAGCTGGCCAAAACCCACATGGTCCTGCTGCTACAG attgCCCAGCTAGATGAGGTAAAAATCCGTATCAGTGCTCTGCGGGCCATCAtcgacctgctgctgctgtttggctTCCAGCTGCTCTCTGAAACCGCTGCCACCCAGGCAGCCCCGCCATCCCAGTCACCAGACAAGCAGGAGGATGAAGCAGCAGTGGCCAAGGACAAGGGAGACGCTCCAGAAGACACCGCACAGAGTATACTTCTGATGCTTTCAGAGTTCCTCGATAGTGAG GTGTCTGACCTGCGTACTGAGGCAGCGGAGGGTTTGGCCAAACTTATGTACACAGGCCGCATGTCCAGCACCAAGATGCTCTCTCGTCTGGTGCTGCTGTGGTACAATCCTGTCACTGAGGACGACACCCGCCTACGTCACTGCCTCGGCATCTTCTTCCAGCTCTACGCCCGCGAGAGCAG GGCTCATCAGGAGGTTGTAGAGGAGAGTTTCCTGCCGACTGTTTGGACCCTGATGAATGCCCCAGCCACCTCTCCACTCGCTGAGGTGGATATTAACAATGTAGTCGAACTAATTGTTGAACTGACCCGCCCAAGTGCACTGATTAAACCTTCAGCTAACACAGAG GAGGTGTGTGTGCACGACTACTTGGCAGTTCGTATGTGTGGCGAGATGCTGAAGGACCCCACAGCTCCAGAGGTGCGTCTCTACGCCAAGACTCTAAGCAACCTGGAGCTCAGCAGAGACGACACTGTCAGGAAGGATCTGCAGactttgctgcagcagcttgtAGAG GTGGTGACTGATCGTGTTTGTCTCCGTGCTCTGGAAAAGATGGTTTCTCAGCTGGTGGACTCCAAAGAGCAGGCTGAGCTTCTCAGTGCCAGTGCACTGCAGCCCCTGCATGTCAATGCAGATG atgCTGCAACAGACGATCCATCTAAATCTGCCAAGAGAGCCAAAAGAG gTCAAAGGAAAGCCTGCGCAGCCAAAGGGGGCAGAAAGCCAAGCAGAAGGGCAGAGTCGTCAGAGGAGAG CGACAGCGACGGTGAAAACGTTCCAGAGTCAGTTCCTGTTGTTCGTCCGTCACGGAGAGCCAAGACTGCAGCTCTAGAGAAGACGAAACTGGACCTCAACCCCCTCATCAACCAGGAGGCCAATGTGTCGTAA